The Armatimonadota bacterium genome has a segment encoding these proteins:
- a CDS encoding glucosyl-3-phosphoglycerate synthase, producing MRRPVVLPILEGAGGQETLSVGAALAQAWEAPLLLLGVVLVPPSEPLSRGATEAQMMRERLEQCAADLRPELEVRTAVRVGHEAWGEIAATCLEAQAALLVLVREVGRENLFGRSLDFLLHHPPCDLVILPRAPLEAFRNPLVGVRGGPNAELALRVAQALALPQGGEVTALHVFREDIPESQRWREERPYLTVMQQEVAKGVRRKFAMGRAAEVIVREAPHHSVVVVGATADPHRPAVQPPLRKLPMLVAVRSSLPVADWIVLRTARSSWSRAEVEKWFAENTFHAREFADLERLVALKGERGLTISLGLPALNEEETIGEIIRVLKDALMDRHPLLDEMVLVDSDSTDRTREIAASLGIPVVRHSQVLPQYGSYLGKGEALWKSLYVLRGDIVVWVDTDIRNMHPKFVYGLVGPLLREERIAFVKGYYRRPLQVGDRLYETGGGRVTELVARPLTNLFFPELSGLIQPLAGEYAGRREVLEQIPFFTGYGVEMGMLIDLLNRFGLRAIGQVDLEQRIHRNQSLPSLSLMAYQIVQVVLRRVEDRIQAPILPEASRTMKLIRWEEGTLGLEEREITEVERPPMITIPEYRARRVALHRARGPVPT from the coding sequence GTGCGACGCCCTGTCGTCCTGCCGATCCTCGAAGGTGCAGGCGGGCAGGAGACGCTGTCCGTGGGTGCAGCGCTTGCCCAGGCCTGGGAAGCGCCTCTCCTGCTCCTCGGGGTGGTCCTGGTCCCACCTTCCGAACCCCTGAGCCGGGGGGCTACTGAGGCCCAGATGATGCGGGAGCGGCTCGAACAGTGCGCCGCGGACCTCCGACCGGAGCTCGAGGTCCGTACGGCGGTCCGGGTAGGGCACGAGGCGTGGGGGGAGATCGCGGCCACGTGCCTGGAAGCGCAGGCGGCGCTCCTGGTCCTGGTGCGGGAAGTGGGACGGGAGAACCTCTTCGGCCGCAGCCTGGACTTCCTCCTCCACCACCCGCCCTGTGATCTCGTGATCCTGCCCCGCGCTCCCCTCGAGGCCTTCCGTAACCCTCTGGTGGGCGTGCGGGGGGGACCCAACGCGGAGCTCGCGCTCCGGGTGGCCCAGGCCCTGGCCCTCCCGCAGGGAGGAGAAGTCACGGCCCTCCACGTCTTCCGGGAGGACATCCCGGAGTCCCAGCGGTGGCGGGAGGAGCGGCCGTACCTCACGGTGATGCAGCAGGAGGTGGCCAAGGGGGTACGGCGGAAGTTCGCCATGGGGCGAGCCGCGGAGGTGATCGTGCGGGAGGCGCCCCACCACTCCGTGGTGGTGGTGGGTGCTACCGCGGACCCGCACCGACCTGCCGTCCAGCCTCCCCTGCGGAAGCTGCCCATGCTGGTGGCGGTGCGCAGCTCCCTGCCCGTGGCGGACTGGATCGTCCTCCGCACCGCCCGGAGCTCCTGGTCCCGGGCGGAGGTGGAGAAGTGGTTCGCGGAGAACACCTTCCACGCCCGGGAGTTCGCGGACCTGGAGCGACTCGTGGCCCTCAAGGGGGAGCGGGGCCTCACCATCAGTCTGGGACTGCCCGCCCTTAACGAGGAGGAGACCATCGGGGAGATCATCCGGGTCCTCAAGGACGCCCTCATGGACCGACACCCCCTCCTGGACGAGATGGTGCTGGTGGATAGCGACTCCACGGACCGAACCCGGGAGATCGCGGCCTCCCTGGGGATCCCCGTGGTGCGCCACTCCCAGGTCCTGCCCCAGTACGGAAGCTACCTGGGAAAGGGCGAGGCCCTGTGGAAGAGCCTGTACGTGCTGCGGGGGGACATCGTGGTATGGGTGGACACGGACATCCGGAATATGCACCCGAAATTCGTGTACGGGCTCGTGGGACCCCTTCTGCGGGAGGAGCGGATCGCCTTCGTGAAGGGCTACTACCGACGCCCCCTCCAGGTGGGCGACCGGCTGTACGAAACCGGGGGTGGCCGGGTAACGGAGCTGGTGGCCCGCCCCCTTACGAACCTCTTCTTCCCTGAGCTCTCAGGGCTCATCCAGCCCCTCGCGGGCGAGTACGCGGGCCGGCGTGAGGTCCTCGAGCAGATCCCCTTCTTCACAGGCTACGGGGTGGAGATGGGCATGCTCATCGACCTCCTGAACCGGTTCGGACTGCGGGCCATCGGGCAGGTGGACCTGGAGCAGCGCATTCATCGGAACCAGTCCCTCCCCTCCCTCTCCCTCATGGCCTATCAGATCGTGCAGGTGGTGCTGCGGAGGGTGGAGGACCGGATCCAGGCCCCGATCCTCCCCGAGGCCTCCCGCACCATGAAACTGATCCGCTGGGAAGAAGGTACGCTTGGACTGGAAGAACGGGAGATCACGGAGGTCGAGCGGCCGCCCATGATCACGATCCCCGAGTACCGAGCCCGCCGCGTGGCGCTCCACCGCGCCAGGGGACCTGTCCCCACCTAG
- a CDS encoding trehalase family glycosidase: MRTPLPNPDPLELLRNRLDITVVPFTDRGSRILVLREPGESRLRIHLCERWPRLTQVEGHYRMRPPLVSGLQFLDGGGASLFWRLVTYPHKLEFHTPVGLFELAFDGPELLVLRPPPGKCGLRFWVRAQEAAADRRGGTTRGVRHMAYTTNAPICRNELRPEGPNQWRVELWVEATPQAQITLNITPRLGFDRRIRPYDPVAEAERRWREWFQAVPEVDLRFRPTYDYAWYLLRAGLLSTRYYLTREALVPSKVHYVGLWQWDAFFHALAYRHVDPLLATDQFRVLFDHQRPDGRLPDCVFDEGIVDYLEEPIPGPVTKPPVAGWALWKVYEAIQDVDFVAELYEPLSRWQRWWMEQCDTDGDGLPEYHHPFSSGLDDSPLWDFGMPVVSPDLPTYLCLQAEALSHMARLLGEEEEAERWEAEANALVQRMVERLYDPDTGIFWAHRRTSLSSERVPVLTPLSLFPLWTGRLPEEVVERLVGILVDPEHFWTSYPVPSVARSDPRYRPDRMWRGPTWINLNYMLIEGLLRCGRHTVARALCDRTLELVALHADIKEYYHPETGAVPPGAAPGFGWSAALYADLAIRRSRGEI; encoded by the coding sequence ATGCGGACCCCGCTACCGAATCCGGATCCTCTGGAGCTGCTCCGCAACCGCCTGGACATCACGGTGGTGCCTTTTACGGACCGCGGAAGCCGCATCCTTGTCCTTCGGGAACCGGGGGAATCCCGACTGCGGATCCACCTGTGCGAGCGATGGCCGAGGCTTACACAGGTGGAGGGCCACTACCGGATGCGCCCACCGCTGGTGAGCGGGCTGCAGTTCTTGGACGGCGGAGGAGCGTCCCTCTTCTGGAGGCTCGTGACGTATCCCCATAAGCTGGAGTTCCACACGCCCGTGGGGCTGTTCGAGCTGGCCTTTGATGGGCCAGAACTGCTGGTGCTGCGACCTCCCCCCGGAAAGTGCGGGCTGCGGTTTTGGGTGCGGGCACAGGAGGCGGCCGCAGACCGGAGGGGCGGCACAACCCGGGGCGTGCGTCACATGGCCTACACCACCAATGCCCCTATCTGCCGCAACGAACTCCGACCGGAGGGCCCCAACCAGTGGCGCGTGGAGCTCTGGGTGGAGGCCACCCCGCAAGCTCAAATCACCCTGAACATCACGCCCCGGCTCGGGTTCGATCGCCGCATCCGGCCCTACGATCCGGTGGCGGAAGCGGAGCGGCGGTGGCGGGAGTGGTTCCAGGCGGTTCCGGAGGTGGACCTGCGCTTCCGGCCCACCTATGACTATGCGTGGTACCTCCTCCGTGCGGGCCTGCTGAGCACCCGGTACTACCTGACCCGGGAAGCCCTGGTCCCCTCGAAGGTGCACTACGTGGGGCTCTGGCAGTGGGACGCCTTCTTCCATGCCCTTGCCTACCGGCACGTGGACCCCCTATTGGCCACAGATCAGTTCCGGGTCCTCTTCGACCACCAGCGGCCTGATGGTCGGCTACCGGACTGCGTCTTCGACGAAGGGATCGTGGACTACCTGGAGGAGCCGATCCCGGGTCCCGTCACCAAACCCCCTGTGGCGGGATGGGCGCTGTGGAAGGTATACGAGGCAATCCAGGACGTGGACTTCGTCGCGGAGCTGTACGAGCCCCTCTCCCGCTGGCAGCGGTGGTGGATGGAGCAGTGTGACACGGACGGGGACGGACTTCCCGAGTACCACCATCCCTTCTCCTCGGGCCTGGACGACAGCCCCCTGTGGGATTTCGGCATGCCCGTGGTCTCGCCCGACCTTCCCACCTACCTGTGTCTGCAGGCGGAGGCATTGAGCCACATGGCCCGGCTGCTGGGCGAGGAGGAGGAGGCGGAGCGGTGGGAGGCGGAAGCGAATGCGCTCGTGCAGCGGATGGTGGAAAGGCTCTATGATCCGGACACCGGGATCTTCTGGGCCCATCGGCGGACCAGCCTGAGCTCGGAGCGTGTTCCCGTCCTCACTCCCCTGAGCCTCTTCCCTCTGTGGACGGGGCGTCTCCCAGAGGAGGTGGTGGAGCGGCTGGTGGGGATCCTCGTGGACCCCGAGCACTTCTGGACCTCCTATCCGGTTCCCAGCGTGGCCCGATCCGATCCCCGATATCGGCCGGACCGGATGTGGCGTGGACCCACGTGGATCAACCTGAACTACATGCTCATCGAGGGCCTGCTCCGGTGCGGCCGGCACACCGTAGCCCGGGCGCTGTGCGACCGGACCCTGGAGCTCGTGGCCCTGCACGCGGACATCAAGGAGTACTACCACCCCGAAACCGGCGCGGTACCGCCCGGGGCAGCCCCCGGGTTCGGGTGGTCCGCGGCGCTGTACGCGGACCTCGCCATTCGCCGGTCCAGGGGGGAAATTTAG
- a CDS encoding mechanosensitive ion channel family protein, translating into MASAIRGVVTTALVLLGAYAVNGIGRRVVEQILRPPEGAPNYAARLQRARTLLPLAYGAIRYTVYFVAGIMALRQLGVDPAPLLASAGVAGLAIGFGAQALIRDSISGFFLLLDGLIQVGDIITVGPETGVVEQIGLRTTQIRRFTGEVVTIPNGELTRFRNYTRGPLRAMLTIGVGRKEDLRRVGELLHEAVAGWRQDHPEAEAGEPEVQALLELAPQVQVLRLVVPVQPMSLWRAERELRLRIKERLEAAGVELISIGPSETVA; encoded by the coding sequence GTGGCCTCAGCGATCCGCGGGGTGGTCACCACTGCCCTCGTTCTCCTGGGGGCGTATGCGGTGAACGGGATCGGCCGGAGGGTGGTGGAACAGATCCTCCGTCCCCCGGAGGGTGCTCCCAACTACGCAGCCCGCCTGCAGCGGGCTCGCACCCTCCTCCCCCTCGCCTACGGGGCCATCCGCTACACGGTGTACTTCGTGGCAGGGATCATGGCCCTCCGCCAACTGGGGGTGGACCCCGCACCGCTGCTGGCCAGCGCGGGCGTGGCAGGTCTCGCCATCGGATTTGGGGCTCAGGCCCTGATCCGGGACAGCATCAGCGGGTTCTTCCTCCTGCTGGATGGCCTGATCCAGGTGGGGGATATCATCACCGTAGGACCGGAAACAGGGGTGGTGGAGCAGATCGGGTTGCGCACCACCCAGATCCGGCGGTTCACGGGCGAGGTGGTGACCATTCCCAACGGGGAGCTCACCCGGTTCCGGAACTACACCCGGGGGCCTCTTCGGGCCATGCTCACCATCGGGGTGGGTCGCAAGGAGGACCTGCGGCGGGTGGGGGAGCTGCTGCATGAGGCGGTGGCGGGGTGGCGACAGGATCACCCAGAGGCCGAGGCCGGGGAACCGGAGGTTCAGGCCCTCCTGGAGCTCGCTCCTCAAGTCCAGGTGCTGCGCCTGGTGGTGCCCGTGCAGCCCATGAGCCTATGGCGGGCGGAGCGGGAGCTGCGTCTACGGATCAAGGAGAGGTTGGAGGCCGCAGGCGTCGAACTGATCTCCATCGGCCCTTCGGAGACGGTGGCATGA